The Rhodobacter sp. CZR27 genome includes a window with the following:
- the choX gene encoding choline ABC transporter substrate-binding protein yields MTPIRQALLAAASTIALSGAALAQDQCTEVSFSDVGWTDITVTTSATRQVLEALGYEVEVDILGVPVTYASMDKGDVDVFLGNWLPAQESAIKPYLDKGTIETLATNLEGTKYTLAVPTYLYDKGLKSYADIAKFKDELDGKIYGIEPGNEGNLYLVSLTEAGKPLEGFEVVESSEQGMLAQVARYYPQEKGVVFLGWEPHPMNANFSLKYLTGGEDFFGAEGVVNTVTRKGFKEECPNVAKLLSQQKFTLAMENEIMGKILDDGMEPDEAVLEWLQAHPDTVDPWLAGVTTTSGEEGLPAVKKALGL; encoded by the coding sequence ATGACGCCCATCCGACAGGCCCTGCTGGCCGCGGCCTCGACCATCGCCCTTTCCGGGGCTGCGCTTGCGCAGGACCAGTGCACGGAGGTCAGCTTTTCCGATGTCGGCTGGACCGACATCACCGTGACCACCTCGGCCACGCGGCAGGTGCTCGAGGCGCTCGGCTACGAGGTCGAGGTCGACATCCTCGGCGTGCCGGTCACCTATGCTTCGATGGACAAGGGCGACGTTGACGTGTTCCTCGGGAACTGGCTGCCGGCGCAGGAGAGCGCGATCAAGCCATACCTTGACAAGGGAACGATCGAGACCCTGGCCACGAACCTCGAAGGCACCAAATACACGCTCGCCGTGCCGACCTACCTCTACGACAAGGGCCTGAAGAGCTACGCCGACATCGCCAAGTTCAAGGACGAGCTGGACGGCAAGATCTACGGCATCGAGCCCGGTAACGAAGGCAACCTGTATCTCGTCAGCCTGACCGAGGCCGGCAAGCCGCTGGAAGGCTTCGAGGTGGTCGAAAGCTCGGAGCAGGGGATGCTGGCCCAGGTCGCCCGCTACTACCCGCAGGAAAAGGGCGTGGTCTTCCTCGGCTGGGAGCCCCACCCGATGAACGCCAACTTCTCGCTGAAATACCTGACCGGCGGCGAGGATTTCTTCGGCGCCGAGGGTGTCGTGAACACGGTGACGCGCAAGGGCTTCAAGGAGGAATGCCCGAACGTCGCCAAGCTTCTCTCGCAGCAGAAGTTCACGCTGGCGATGGAGAACGAGATCATGGGCAAGATCCTCGACGACGGAATGGAGCCCGACGAGGCCGTGCTGGAATGGCTGCAGGCCCATCCGGACACCGTCGATCCGTGGCTTGCCGGCGTGACCACCACGAGCGGCGAGGAAGGCCTGCCGGCGGTCAAGAAGGCGCTCGGCCTCTGA
- the betI gene encoding choline-responsive transcriptional repressor BetI: MPKLGMEPIRKAALVKAAIVEIGQTGSLDVTVSQIAKRAGMSAALAHHYFGGKEALFLAAMRHVLSLYGAEVRGALMTAQGPSARLMAILRASFSPANFRREVVGAWLNFYVLAATVPEAKRLLAIYQRRLRSNLLHCLRPLAGDRAEELADGLGALIDGVYLREVLKDGPPDGEAAVASARAYLQSHLKEVLA, encoded by the coding sequence ATGCCGAAACTCGGTATGGAGCCTATCCGAAAGGCCGCGCTCGTCAAAGCCGCGATCGTCGAGATCGGGCAGACGGGAAGCCTTGATGTGACGGTCAGTCAGATCGCCAAGCGCGCAGGCATGTCCGCGGCGCTCGCGCACCACTATTTCGGTGGAAAGGAAGCGCTTTTCCTGGCTGCGATGCGCCATGTGCTGTCGCTTTACGGTGCCGAAGTGCGGGGCGCGCTGATGACGGCACAGGGTCCGTCGGCGCGGCTGATGGCGATCCTGCGCGCCTCTTTTTCGCCTGCAAACTTCAGGCGCGAAGTGGTGGGCGCCTGGCTCAACTTCTACGTGCTGGCCGCCACCGTGCCCGAGGCGAAGCGGCTGCTTGCGATCTACCAGAGGCGCCTGAGATCGAATCTCCTGCACTGCCTGCGACCGCTGGCGGGGGACCGGGCCGAGGAACTGGCCGACGGACTCGGCGCGCTGATCGACGGGGTCTATCTGCGCGAGGTGCTGAAGGATGGCCCTCCCGACGGGGAGGCCGCGGTGGCCTCGGCCCGCGCCTACCTGCAATCCCATCTGAAGGAAGTCCTCGCGTGA
- the betB gene encoding betaine-aldehyde dehydrogenase, whose product MRAQPAASHFIDGRPLEDSSGAPIPVIHPANGEEIARLHEATPAVIEAALASAARAQGQWAAMRPVERARILRRAADLIRERNEELSVLETLDTGKPLQETRVADWPSGADALEYFAGLAPTVTGETIPLGQDFVYTIREPLGVCVGIGAWNYPSQIACWKAAPALALGNAMVFKPSEVTPLGALQLAAILTEAGLPPGLFNVVQGRGAVGAALATDPRVAKVSLTGSVPTGRKVYAAAAEGVRHVTMELGGKSPLIVFDDADLDGAIGAAMLGNFYSSGQICSNGTRVFVQRGIKEEFLTRLAERADAIRMGDPLDPETQMGPLVSQGQLEKVLSYIEKARAEGGRLVCGGEASVSPGCYVQPTVFADVTDDMTLAREEVFGPVMAVLDFETEEEAVARANATEFGLAAGVFTSDLTRAHRVVAKLQAGTCWINAYNLTPVEAPFGGVKLSGVGRENGRAAVEHYTQVKSVYVGMGAVEAPY is encoded by the coding sequence GTGAGAGCCCAGCCTGCCGCCAGCCATTTCATCGACGGTCGCCCGCTGGAGGATTCGTCGGGTGCCCCGATTCCCGTGATCCATCCGGCGAACGGCGAAGAGATCGCGCGGCTGCACGAGGCGACGCCTGCGGTGATCGAGGCCGCGCTGGCCTCGGCCGCCCGCGCCCAGGGCCAATGGGCCGCGATGCGCCCGGTGGAGCGCGCCCGCATCCTGCGCCGCGCGGCCGACCTGATCCGCGAGCGGAACGAGGAACTGAGCGTTCTCGAAACTCTGGACACCGGTAAGCCGCTGCAGGAGACGCGGGTGGCCGACTGGCCGTCTGGGGCCGATGCGCTGGAATATTTCGCGGGCCTCGCGCCGACCGTCACGGGGGAGACGATCCCGCTGGGTCAGGATTTCGTCTATACGATTCGCGAACCGCTGGGCGTCTGCGTCGGCATCGGTGCCTGGAACTATCCGAGCCAGATCGCCTGCTGGAAGGCCGCGCCGGCGCTGGCGCTGGGCAATGCGATGGTGTTCAAGCCGTCCGAGGTCACGCCGCTCGGTGCGCTGCAGCTGGCGGCGATCCTGACCGAGGCGGGGCTGCCTCCCGGTCTCTTCAACGTGGTACAGGGCAGGGGTGCGGTGGGTGCTGCGCTCGCCACCGATCCGAGGGTCGCGAAGGTGTCGCTGACCGGCTCGGTCCCGACCGGACGCAAGGTCTATGCCGCGGCGGCCGAGGGCGTGCGTCACGTCACCATGGAGCTGGGGGGCAAGTCGCCGCTGATCGTCTTCGACGATGCCGACCTCGACGGGGCGATTGGCGCCGCGATGCTTGGGAACTTCTACTCCTCCGGACAGATCTGCTCGAACGGCACGCGGGTCTTCGTGCAGCGGGGCATCAAGGAGGAGTTCCTGACGCGCCTCGCCGAGCGGGCCGACGCCATCCGCATGGGCGATCCGCTCGACCCCGAGACGCAGATGGGGCCACTGGTGTCGCAAGGCCAGCTGGAAAAGGTGCTCAGCTACATCGAGAAGGCGCGGGCCGAGGGCGGACGTCTGGTCTGCGGCGGCGAGGCATCGGTCTCGCCCGGCTGCTATGTGCAGCCGACGGTCTTCGCCGATGTGACGGACGACATGACCCTCGCCCGCGAGGAGGTGTTCGGCCCGGTGATGGCCGTGCTGGACTTCGAGACCGAGGAGGAAGCCGTTGCCCGCGCGAATGCCACCGAGTTCGGCCTTGCCGCCGGTGTGTTCACCTCGGACCTCACCCGCGCGCACCGGGTGGTGGCGAAGCTTCAGGCGGGAACCTGCTGGATCAACGCCTACAACCTGACCCCGGTCGAGGCGCCGTTCGGCGGGGTGAAGCTGTCCGGCGTCGGGCGCGAGAACGGCCGCGCCGCGGTCGAGCACTATACTCAGGTAAAGTCGGTTTATGTGGGCATGGGCGCGGTTGAAGCCCCCTACTGA
- the betA gene encoding choline dehydrogenase, giving the protein MFDYVIVGAGSAGCAMAYRLGEAGRSVLVIEHGGTDAGPFIQMPAALSYPMNMGIYDWGLKTEPEPHLDGRVLATPRGKVIGGSSSINGMVYVRGHARDFDHWAEQGATGWGFADVLPYFKRMETWHVPGDVDWRGHDGPVHVTRGPRSNPLFNAFIEAGRQAGYPVTDDYNGAAQEGFGPMEATIWQGRRWSAANAYLKPARKRFGVKVMRALALRVVIEEGRAVGVEVLRRGQREIIRAGREVILAASSLNTPKLLMLSGIGPAAHLAEHGVAVVADRPGVGQNLQDHLEVYMQFASLQPVTLFKHWNLRGKVMVGAQWLFTGRGLGASNQFEACAFIRSKAGIDYPDIQYHFLPIAVRYDGKAAAEGHGFQVHVGPMRSPSRGSVTLRSADPEAAPVIRFNYMSTPEDWDDFRRCIRLTREIFGQDAFRPFVKGEIQPGPACQTDEEIDAFIREHVESAYHPCGTARIGRRDDPMAVVDPECRVIGVEGLRVADSSIFPRVTNGNLNAPSMMVGEKAADHILGRAPLAPLNLEPALNPNWRVAQR; this is encoded by the coding sequence ATGTTCGATTATGTGATCGTCGGCGCAGGCTCGGCCGGCTGCGCAATGGCCTATCGGCTTGGTGAGGCGGGACGTTCGGTGCTGGTCATCGAGCACGGCGGCACCGATGCGGGGCCCTTCATCCAGATGCCCGCAGCGCTCTCCTACCCCATGAACATGGGGATCTACGACTGGGGCCTGAAGACCGAGCCCGAGCCGCATCTGGACGGCCGCGTCCTCGCCACGCCGCGCGGCAAGGTGATCGGCGGCTCGTCCTCGATCAACGGCATGGTCTATGTCCGTGGTCACGCGCGCGACTTCGACCACTGGGCCGAGCAGGGCGCCACCGGCTGGGGCTTCGCCGACGTGCTGCCCTATTTCAAGCGCATGGAGACCTGGCACGTTCCGGGCGACGTGGACTGGCGCGGCCATGACGGCCCGGTGCACGTCACGCGCGGGCCGCGCTCCAACCCGCTTTTCAACGCCTTCATCGAGGCCGGCCGGCAGGCGGGTTATCCGGTGACCGACGACTACAACGGTGCCGCACAGGAGGGCTTCGGCCCGATGGAGGCGACGATCTGGCAGGGCCGGCGCTGGTCGGCGGCGAATGCCTACCTGAAGCCTGCCCGCAAGCGGTTCGGCGTCAAGGTGATGCGGGCGCTCGCGCTGCGGGTGGTGATCGAGGAGGGGCGGGCGGTCGGTGTCGAGGTCCTGCGCCGCGGTCAGCGCGAGATCATCCGTGCGGGACGCGAAGTGATCCTTGCTGCCTCGTCGCTCAACACGCCGAAGCTCCTGATGCTGTCCGGCATCGGTCCTGCCGCCCATCTGGCCGAGCATGGCGTGGCTGTGGTGGCCGACCGACCGGGCGTAGGGCAGAACCTCCAGGATCATCTGGAGGTCTACATGCAGTTTGCCAGCCTCCAGCCGGTGACGCTGTTCAAGCACTGGAACCTGCGCGGCAAGGTGATGGTCGGCGCGCAGTGGCTGTTCACCGGGCGGGGCCTCGGTGCCTCGAACCAGTTCGAGGCCTGCGCCTTCATCCGCTCCAAGGCGGGCATCGACTATCCGGACATCCAGTATCACTTCCTGCCTATCGCGGTGCGCTACGACGGCAAGGCGGCGGCGGAGGGGCACGGCTTCCAGGTCCATGTTGGTCCGATGCGCTCGCCCTCGCGCGGGTCCGTCACGCTGCGCTCGGCCGATCCCGAGGCCGCGCCGGTGATCCGCTTCAACTACATGTCGACGCCCGAGGACTGGGACGACTTCCGCCGCTGCATCCGTCTGACGCGCGAGATCTTCGGGCAGGACGCCTTCCGCCCCTTCGTGAAGGGCGAGATCCAGCCGGGGCCGGCCTGCCAGACCGACGAGGAGATCGACGCCTTCATCCGCGAGCATGTCGAGAGCGCCTATCACCCCTGCGGCACCGCCCGCATCGGCCGGCGCGACGATCCGATGGCGGTGGTCGATCCCGAATGCCGGGTGATCGGTGTCGAGGGGCTGCGCGTCGCCGACAGCTCGATCTTCCCGCGGGTGACCAACGGCAACCTCAACGCGCCCTCGATGATGGTGGGAGAGAAGGCGGCCGATCACATCCTCGGGCGTGCACCACTCGCGCCGCTGAACCTGGAGCCGGCGCTGAACCCGAACTGGCGCGTGGCACAGCGTTAA
- a CDS encoding thermonuclease family protein: MLTLRSLLVILLLLPLPAAATSLEGRARVIDGDTIEIEGARVRLFGIDAPETAQTCEAAGTDWPCGRWATETLRARLRDRPVRCEGDERDRYGRLLANCSVEGEDLGAWLVRSGAAFAYRRYSSRYVEDEARASLARAGVWSGRIERPEEFRHSGGSVAPGNCTIKGNVSQRGRIYHLPGQEDYARTVISRPEERWFCSVAEAESAGFRPARR; this comes from the coding sequence ATGTTAACGCTTCGTTCTCTCCTTGTCATTCTTCTGCTTCTGCCATTGCCAGCCGCCGCGACCTCGCTCGAGGGTCGGGCCCGGGTGATCGACGGCGACACGATCGAGATCGAAGGCGCCAGGGTGCGCCTCTTCGGCATCGACGCCCCCGAAACGGCGCAGACCTGCGAGGCGGCCGGAACCGACTGGCCCTGCGGCCGGTGGGCGACAGAAACGCTCAGGGCGCGGCTGCGCGACCGGCCCGTCCGCTGCGAGGGCGACGAGCGCGACCGCTACGGCCGCCTGCTTGCGAACTGCAGCGTCGAGGGCGAGGACCTTGGCGCATGGCTGGTGCGATCAGGGGCCGCCTTCGCCTACCGCCGCTATTCCTCGCGCTACGTCGAGGACGAGGCTCGCGCCTCGCTGGCTCGTGCCGGGGTCTGGTCGGGCCGGATCGAGCGGCCCGAGGAGTTCCGCCACTCCGGCGGGTCAGTCGCGCCGGGAAACTGCACCATCAAGGGCAACGTCTCGCAGCGCGGGCGGATCTACCACCTGCCGGGGCAGGAGGATTACGCCCGCACCGTGATCTCGCGCCCCGAGGAACGCTGGTTCTGCTCGGTCGCCGAGGCCGAGTCTGCGGGCTTCCGCCCCGCGAGACGCTGA
- a CDS encoding YdcH family protein, protein MTHTPHELSEDFPGDAERIRDLRIADPHFARLVEEYHAVNRAVHRAETLVEPLESLQEQDLRRKRVQLKDEIVSCLKVAS, encoded by the coding sequence ATGACCCACACCCCGCACGAGCTGTCGGAAGACTTTCCGGGCGATGCCGAGCGTATCCGTGACCTCAGGATAGCCGACCCGCATTTCGCGCGTCTTGTCGAGGAATATCACGCGGTGAACCGTGCGGTTCACCGGGCCGAGACCTTGGTCGAGCCGCTCGAGTCGCTTCAGGAACAGGACCTTCGCCGCAAGCGCGTGCAACTGAAGGATGAAATCGTCAGCTGCCTGAAGGTGGCAAGCTAG
- a CDS encoding short-chain fatty acyl-CoA regulator family protein, with protein MAQKLYAGAKLREVRMRLGLTQKVFAERLGASLPYLNQMENNHRPVSATVVLALAAEFGVDVTSLTTSEAERIVTDMREALADPVFSDSPPLADLRLVASNAPALARAFLDLHRAYRQTHERLASLDEALGRTDAALRPSPWEEVRDFFHYCDNYIDPVDRAAEHYSAPGGVRRDVFSAAVDTLTAAGIALQFSDMEPIRSFSDGALKLSSRAAAPTQRFQLLHQVALLTQHDLLEATLDLARFQTQEAREIAKIGLANYFAGAALLPYRPFLQAAAETRHDLERLADIFGASIEQVAHRLSTLQRPGAKGVPFFFVRVDQAGTITKRHSATRFQFARFGGACPLWNVHRAFETPGRFLRQLAQTPDGVRYLLLARDVSKSGGSFTAPVRRYAIGLGCEVQHADALVYADGLDLKGAFEPIGISCRICDRQECHQRSVPPLERRLRVDPDRRGLLPYEIVD; from the coding sequence GTGGCCCAGAAACTCTATGCCGGCGCGAAGCTGCGCGAGGTGCGGATGCGCCTCGGCCTGACCCAGAAGGTCTTTGCGGAACGGCTCGGCGCCTCGCTGCCCTATCTGAACCAGATGGAGAACAACCACCGGCCGGTCTCGGCCACGGTCGTTCTGGCGCTGGCGGCCGAGTTCGGCGTGGACGTCACCAGCCTCACCACCTCCGAGGCCGAGCGCATCGTGACCGACATGCGCGAGGCGCTGGCCGATCCCGTGTTCTCGGACAGCCCGCCGCTGGCGGACCTGCGGCTGGTGGCCTCGAACGCGCCGGCGCTGGCCCGGGCCTTCCTGGACCTGCATCGCGCCTACCGGCAGACGCACGAACGGCTCGCCTCGCTGGACGAGGCGCTGGGGCGGACCGATGCCGCCCTGCGCCCCTCACCGTGGGAGGAGGTCCGCGACTTCTTTCACTATTGCGACAACTACATCGATCCGGTGGATCGGGCCGCCGAACATTACTCGGCGCCCGGAGGTGTCCGCCGCGACGTGTTTTCCGCCGCCGTGGACACCCTGACCGCGGCAGGCATCGCCTTGCAGTTTTCGGACATGGAGCCGATCCGCAGCTTTTCAGATGGCGCGCTGAAGCTGTCGTCGCGGGCTGCAGCGCCGACCCAGCGGTTCCAGTTGCTGCATCAGGTGGCGCTGCTGACACAGCATGACCTGCTGGAGGCGACGCTGGACCTCGCGCGGTTCCAGACGCAGGAGGCGCGCGAGATCGCCAAGATCGGACTGGCGAACTACTTCGCCGGCGCGGCGCTTCTGCCCTATCGCCCTTTCCTTCAGGCGGCCGCGGAGACGCGCCACGACCTCGAGCGGCTGGCCGACATCTTTGGCGCCTCGATCGAACAGGTGGCGCACCGGCTTTCGACGCTCCAGCGTCCCGGCGCCAAGGGCGTGCCGTTCTTCTTCGTCCGGGTCGATCAGGCGGGGACGATCACCAAGCGCCATTCGGCCACGCGATTCCAGTTCGCGCGGTTCGGCGGGGCCTGCCCGCTCTGGAACGTGCACCGCGCGTTCGAGACGCCGGGGCGCTTCCTGCGCCAGCTGGCGCAGACGCCGGATGGCGTGCGCTACCTTCTGCTGGCGAGGGACGTGTCAAAATCGGGAGGATCATTCACCGCGCCCGTCCGACGCTACGCCATCGGCCTCGGCTGCGAGGTGCAGCACGCCGATGCGCTGGTCTATGCGGACGGTCTGGATCTGAAGGGGGCTTTCGAGCCCATCGGCATCTCCTGCCGGATCTGTGACCGGCAGGAGTGCCACCAGCGGTCTGTGCCGCCGCTGGAAAGGCGCCTTCGGGTGGACCCCGACCGGCGCGGGTTGTTGCCTTACGAGATAGTAGACTAG